Below is a window of Tolypothrix bouteillei VB521301 DNA.
CTGACGGTTTTTCAAAGATTCAGGAACATCACCATTGACAATACGCAGCGCTAACGCTTCTGCGATCGCGGTCTTACCTACCCCAGGTTCACCAATCAATACTGGATTATTTTTGCTACGGCGAGACAATACCTGTATGACACGACGAATTTCGTCATCTCGTCCAATAACCGGGTCTAGCTTACCAGCTTTTGCCTGTTCGGTTAAGTCCCTACCAAACTTTTGTAAAGCTTCATAACGAGACTCCGGATTTTGGTCGGTCACCTTCTGACTACCACGCACGGATTTAATAGTCGCCTCTAGCTTAGCCGCATCTACATTAAAACTTTTTAGAACCCGCCGTCCAATGCGATCGTCCTCAGTAAAAGCCAACAGTAAGTGCTCAACCGAGATAAAACCATCCTTCATTTTTGTTCTAGCTTCCTCAGCCTTATCCAGCATATGGTCTAAGCTCCGACCCAGGTAAAGTTGGTCATTTTTCCCCACTTTTGCCTGACGCTGAGTAAAAGATTCAAGTTGTTGTTGCAAGCGCAAAGGGTCAATTTCACACCGACTAAAAATACGTGTTGCGAGTCCCGTCGGTTCTTCCAATAGAGCAAGCACTAGGTGTTCGACATCAAGCTGTTGTTGTTGATAGGCGCGGACAATATCTTGCGATTTGACAATTGCTTCCCAAGCTTTATCAGTAAATTTATTCGGATCTGTAGGCTGCATCTTTACGATTTTGGATTTTATATTTTATATTTTAGATTTTGGTTTTTAAACTAAGTATAGAGGCTAGGGGCTAGAGAATAGGGATTTTTCCCTATCCATCCGGTAACCGCTAAATTGAAAAAGGCAACTATGCTGAGGGCAGAAGAAAAAATACTGTTGTCATGCTTTGCAGTGAACTTTTTTCCTTGGAGATGCCTCAGTACTTTCTACTTTACTACTTGAAGTTGAGCCTCGCGCAGGTATTCTCAAGCTCTGCCTGGAAACGAGATTGGGTCGTGGGCATACAAGATATAAATTTTTGTGCTAACTCTAAACTAATATACAAGCACGAGGGGCATATTTTTGCTTATACCTATTGGTTAGTTAATGGTTAGTCGTTAGTAGTTAGTTGGGTAGGTAATGCCCAGAGTCCGAGGTTAGTGGCTACGTGTAATCCTCAGTGATAACTGTTGGATCTTGGGGAGCAATCTTCGCCCCTACAGTGTAAGGCACAAAACCTTGCGCCCCTGTCAACAATCAACCACTCACCCTAAAACACAATTACAGTTCTGAGAGTCCCTTGCCAAATTGTACTGTTGGAAGTGCTGTTATCAGCATTTGTGACTATTGACAGTATAGGAGTAATACTGAGATTATCGTTAAGCTCTAAATTGTAAAATGTTTCAAAGTTAACCTGATTTGCATTTCCCAATGCGTTAGTGACGAAAGGTTGACCAACAGCGATCCCCGCAGTCGTTCCAGGAATGAAGAGGTTGCGAAGACCCAATCCCACCGACCAACTGAAGGAGTGCAAATCCAAGTCCTGGTTGATAGCGGTATTAAATCCCTGATAATTCCCAAATCCCAACCGACTAAATACCCCTACATAACGGTTAAGGGCGTACTCTGCATTCACACCAAAGGCATTAATATCAGTATTATTAATTGCGGCATTAGTATATTGTACTCTTAATGCAAAGCGATCGCGGGCAGCGTATTCCAGTTCCACACTGGTTTGGTACCTATCCCCAAACAAACCCCCATCATTGCTGGAGTTGGGATTATTGGCGTCAGCAGCAACATAGAGAGAACGGAAAGTAAAAGGTCCGCTACCTGGATTCCATGAAAGAACAGCTCCTGCACCGCCGTTGCGATCGATTTGGTTTTGGACAATCAGGGGGTTATTCAGAAAAAAGCTAGAACTAAAATCAACAGCTTCGTTGTTGGCATAAGTATTACGGTCAATAAAATCCCGTGGCGAAATTTTTGCCCCAACAGTCACCGCTAAATCGGAAACCGGGCGAAAAGTGTAATACAAACGCCTGAGACTGAGACCCGAATCGGCTTCTATGTAATCAAGTCCGCCGCCATTGGCAATCAAACCGCTTGTTCCTAACAGGTTGACATTTTTCTCTTGCGCCTGTCCAATACTATCGAGACCGTTATTACCTGCTTCCAACTGAGTTAGAAGTAAATCATTACCGTTAAAACTTGTTAAGAAATTTAACCGTTCGCGAGCAATTATAGTAGTACTCGAGTTGCTACCATTAGTGAAGGCAAGAATCACCTGTCCTTTGAGTTTGGTCGTAGTAGAAAATTCATTCGCCTCAAGTTGAGTCGCCCGCTCTTCGGTAGACGCTATCCTTTGCTGCAATTGATCCAAGGCAGAGCGGTAATCTTTTTGCAGTCGCCTTAGAGTCACCAAATCCTCTTGAATGTACTGCTCGCCAATGGCATTGACAATTAAACCATCCACTTTATCTAAAGTAGTCGCTAGAGCAGCAGCAAATTCATAACGAGACACAGGGCGGTTACCGCGAAACTTACCATCAGAATACCCAGAGAGAATGCCGTAGCGTTCCATGAGCGATCGCAATGCTTGATAAGCCCAGTCAGTTGGTTGAACATCAGACAATTCTGTAACCGAAGTTGGTGGAGCAAACTCTTGAGCTACAGTGTCTGATGATGCTGAATTATCGGTAAAATCTTCAGATAATTCATCCTTTGCATCTGTTTCCCCATCCGTTGCCAAATCCATCGCCGTTGAGGTAATTGCCTCTTGGCGCTGTAGAGAAGGCAAAGAATTCGCCATGGAAGGAAAGCACAGTTGGCTAAAAATGATACAGCCAATCGAACTGCCCGCCAACAGTTTATGAGAACGAATTCTCTGCCACTTGCATTGCTTAACGCTCAACTCCATCATTTTTTTATTTAAAGTTGCTAGGCAGTTACTTGCTGTGCAGTTTCTTGTTTAGCAGCAGAGCCTTGAGTACCCAGTTGAATCAGTTCTACCTTATATCCATCTGGATCTTCCACAAATGCGATCGTCGTAGAACCATGTTTCATGGGACCCGGTTCCCGTACCACTCTAGCACCACGTTTTTTAATTTCCTCACAAGTTGCGTAGATATCATCAACTCCAAGAGCAATGTGACCGTATGCATTACCCAAATCGTACTTATCTACGCCCCAGTTGTAAGTCAGTTCCAGTACCGTATGGTCGCTTTCGTCACCATAGCCAACAAACGCCAGAGTAAACTCACCTCCAGGATAATCCTTTCGCCGCAGTAGTTTCATTCCCAGAATTTCACAGTAAAACTTTAAAGATTCTTCAAGATTACCCACCCGTAGCATTGTATGCAGGAGCCGCATAATTTTTCCCCTTTGATAGTTCCGCATTAATTGTAAGGGATTGGGCATTGGAGATTTTGGATTTTGGATTTTAGATCAAGAACCTACCTCCATCTCCCTTGTCCCCAGCTCCCTACCTTAGTCCCTACTCAACCCTCCGCGATAACCCGTAATCAGACGACTACCATCTTTAAAAATATGAACTTCTATCTGGTCGCTAGCCCAAGAAATTTGGTCTTGAAAAGCAGGGTTGAGAACGTGAATCCTCTGATTGCTAGAAGATACAGGAGAAACTGGTGAATTGATTGCGAGTGACTCAACATAAGGACCATCAATCAGAATATCCAACTGTTCTAATAAATCTTGAG
It encodes the following:
- the gloA gene encoding lactoylglutathione lyase, encoding MRLLHTMLRVGNLEESLKFYCEILGMKLLRRKDYPGGEFTLAFVGYGDESDHTVLELTYNWGVDKYDLGNAYGHIALGVDDIYATCEEIKKRGARVVREPGPMKHGSTTIAFVEDPDGYKVELIQLGTQGSAAKQETAQQVTA
- a CDS encoding iron uptake porin is translated as MELSVKQCKWQRIRSHKLLAGSSIGCIIFSQLCFPSMANSLPSLQRQEAITSTAMDLATDGETDAKDELSEDFTDNSASSDTVAQEFAPPTSVTELSDVQPTDWAYQALRSLMERYGILSGYSDGKFRGNRPVSRYEFAAALATTLDKVDGLIVNAIGEQYIQEDLVTLRRLQKDYRSALDQLQQRIASTEERATQLEANEFSTTTKLKGQVILAFTNGSNSSTTIIARERLNFLTSFNGNDLLLTQLEAGNNGLDSIGQAQEKNVNLLGTSGLIANGGGLDYIEADSGLSLRRLYYTFRPVSDLAVTVGAKISPRDFIDRNTYANNEAVDFSSSFFLNNPLIVQNQIDRNGGAGAVLSWNPGSGPFTFRSLYVAADANNPNSSNDGGLFGDRYQTSVELEYAARDRFALRVQYTNAAINNTDINAFGVNAEYALNRYVGVFSRLGFGNYQGFNTAINQDLDLHSFSWSVGLGLRNLFIPGTTAGIAVGQPFVTNALGNANQVNFETFYNLELNDNLSITPILSIVTNADNSTSNSTIWQGTLRTVIVF